CGCCCAAAATCCTCTATTTTTCCAAAAGAGCCGGAATCTTTGGAAGTTGACGTTACCAAGCGACGAAAGGTATAAACGACCACAAAGAAAACCTACCAACCTTGTGCTCCAGAGCGTACTGTCTTTCGCGATTTGATTCCTTCCAATGTGAGCCGGCGTAGCTCAGTGGTAGAGCAGCTGATTCGTAATCAGCAGGTCGGTGGTTCAATCCCACTCGCCGGCTCCAGCCAATATCCTAATCGGACAGGCTTTTAAAGTTATAGGTCCAAGAGATTCGGCTTTTTTCTTCTTTCACAACGAGTTTCGGTAATCTGATCTGGAAGCATAGAGCCTACATGGCTGCTATTTCTTTTCCGGTCAGAGTCTAACTCGTTGGCACTTCTCCTTACCTTCCTCTGAAATTCAGGCTCTCAAGCTAGAGAAAATATTTCGACCATTTATCTAATTTAAATGTGGTGTCTCCTGTCAGATTCCCTAACGGATTTGTCGCCACTCAACTCTAATTAACCTGCTCTCAAAGCATATGATCTCACCCTACTGCCCAAGGTCGACTAGAGCCAACTGTCAACGGATTTAACACCGGGTTCTTGTCGATCCAGATTATCGTGGTGTTCCAATACTTCAATCATTCCTGTTCGTTTAGATTTTATGGAAATGGTGGTTGTCGGATGAGTTCGGAAGAGAGGCACATGGTTTGCACAACCGAAGCTGAGAACAGGAACACTTATTATTTTGAGGGACATTATGAAAATCTGTGAAAAATGTCAGGGATCAATGGTGCTAGAACGCGCCGTGGATTTAGAGGTTGGATTATGTCTTTTGTATTTTGCTTGCTTGAATTGTGGAAAACGGATTCAGGCCGAAAAAGAGCCGCGCCCTTTAGTACATTAATGATTGTAATCCATATAACTATGAATACGGAGGAGTTATGAAAAAACAGAATCGACCATTGACTTATGATGAACGGAAGGCGGCCGAAGCAGCGTTTCGAGGGGCACCGTTCGACCCGGAATTGTCCGAATCTGCCAGAAGGGTATATCTAGGAATTTCCTCTGCAATGGCGAACAAACGTAATGAGGCGTTCCAGGATTATGATCTTACACAACCGAACGTTAGGGCCAAGAGCCCGTCAACGGAATCGCAGAATCGATCAAGAGCAAAATCTTCCTCATGGTAATTTCAGTCCACTCTTCTCAGGACAACCCGGGAATCGGGTTGTCCTCAGCCATTCCCTTCCGTTAGCGCTCGACAGCGCGTTATTCCTCATCTACAATAATTTTTTGGTTACGGGATCTCCTTGGCGTTGAGCTTAGTCGGAGAGACTGTATCTGTATGGTGGAGTGGATTATGCCAAAGAAAGTTTGGATTCCTTCCTGGTATTGGATCCCGTTTTTTCACCAAATTTTGTGGTGGAGTATAATGATCATACTGTCATCACGCTACTCAACCCATCTATGAAGCTGGCAATCAATACACATAATTTATGGGCTCGACTTCCACAGAAGGCAGGAGCCATTTATGGGTCGGTGCTTCTTATAACTCTTTTTGCCGGGACCTGGGCGTTTGCCTATGCGGAGGGAATGAAGTCCGAGGAGGAGGTGATCAACCAAGCACGGGCTGCGTGGATGAAAGGATCCGCTAATCAAGCATTAGATATTCTTGACCAGGAAATTTCCCATTTTCCCCATAATACAAATTTCCAAAAACTTCGAGGAAACATTCTGACGACAATCCGTCGGAACCAGGAAGCCTTAGAGGTCTATGATGCCATACTGGAACGTGAGCCCGATTCGTTGCAAGTTCGGTGGGCAAAATGGAGTGTATTGATTCGGATAGGAGAGGGAGATTCGGCCATTACCGAGCTTAGAAGTATCGCCAAACGATCATCTCATAACCCTCTGGTTCATCTGCGTTTAGCACAAGAACTTCGGAAACTTGATCGTTTAGAGGAGTCCCTAGAATCATATCGCCAAGCGGTACTCCTGGCTCCGGAAATGACAGGATGGCGATTGTCTTTAGGCCGCGCGCTTTTTGATGTCTTGGATTATGAAGGGGCCAGAAAGGAAGTGGAAGGGGTATTGAAAAATGTCCCAAAAGGCTCTCCGGTCGAAGCTGCTGCTCGCAATTTGTTAATGGTGGTGTATGGGGCTACAAAGGAGAGAGGGCGCCGTTTTCAACCCATATTTACCCCGGAGGGCACTGGGGCAGATCTTAAGCAATGGGCGTTGATCCGTAATAAGGCCTGGAAACTTTTTACGGCTGGCCGGTATGAGGAAGCCGAGCCGGTATATCGAGAAGTTCTCATCCTCAAACCTTCCGATCATCGAGCGGCTTATGAACTCGGTCAGACTTTAATGGAATTGAATCGCTATCAGGATGCCATCGACTTTCTCCAAAAGGGGATTGATCAGGGTGCGTCCAATGAGGTGTATTTGGACTCTATTTTTCGTATTGGCCAGTGCCTGGTGGAATTGGAACGATGGCCTGAAGCGTTGATGCATTTTGAATTACTTCAGGAGTTAGGCCCTGCACCAAGAGTGACTTCAGAGGAGAGCCAGGAAAGTACCGATGATGCTCCGATCGTTGCCGGGGCACCAGTTCTCGATATGCAAAAGGTGGCACAATGGTTGGAGATGATTCGGACGCATCTTCCCAGTACCCCACAGTCCACTGTGGTTCCCAGCCCAGTCAGCCCTGATCCCGGTATCCCCGATCCGCCGCCGGTTCAAACTGAGGAATTACCAACAAGAAGTCTAGAGGGGTTGGAACCGGTTCATTCCCGAGCATCCCTAATGGGGCGTGACGCGGATTTCAGTTGGTTCCGATTCGCCATTCCCGCAGAGATGGTGATGCGTGATGACCTACTTATGGGGTCTCATGAATTTATTCCCATTGATCCGGGAGACACTTTTCCCGTTACTCAACCAGAAATTTATGTGGTGTTTGGCTTAGTCACCCCTTCCTACGATGAAATTCCTTTAACTGCCAAATGCTTTCTTGAAAAGTCTGAGATTTTGTCCAGTCAGGTCGCGTTAGTCCAGGATCGGGTCATCATGAGCATGAATGATCAATCCGGATACTTTCGGCTTCAAATTTCACCGGAAGGAGGCTGGGAACCCGGACTTTATCGTTGTGGTTTATTTGTGGGAGACGAGGCCTCGGCTTATAACGTGGCCGATGATGTGAGATTTCGGATTGTTGCCTCAGATTAGACAGGAGTGCTAGATAGAGCATTCGAAGGTCAAATGATCTCGTTCTTCTTGAAGCGCGTGTGGGTTGTGCGGGCTATTCCTTTTTGTCCTTCATCAATATTTTTTGGCTCCATTCCAAATCTTTTTCTGGTACTTGCATTTTCTTGCACACCTCACTTCTCCATTTAAACTACCTCCGATTAACCGACAAGAGCCCGTACCTACATGGGAGCTTCTGTCCCCCAATGGCCCCATCGCAAAATGATTTATTCGTTCAGGCGGATAATCAGGGCGATCGGTGGACAGATAATGGGATTCGGTGTTCTTCCTTTCTTTCCTCGTCCGTTTGTCAAAATCTGTTTACCCTCAGTAAGGATAAAGCTTCATTTTTCACCAATACGGCTTCGGCTTTCTTGTAGTAGTACGGTGTTTCCATCCCATCAATGGGTGCGGTAGCCAGATTACTTGGAGAGAGCTGTTGTTTTTTTGAGCAAACAAGCGAAATATTGGATTTTTGAACATGTGTGAAAAGAGTGTGCAGCCATTACCCTTCCGGCAAAACGACCAAATGCATATGGCAATTAATCACTGATTTTTGCGGGGATGGTGAATGTGGATCCGTTTTGGATGTGGGCCTGTTGTCAATCGTGAATGGATTGACCGATAAGTGGTTCGTCGGGGGTCGGATGGGGGCCAATGGGATATCGCATGGTGTATCCCATTTATCACCATGAGTTCCCGTAAAGTTTGTGACAGCTTCTCCGGTGATGCGGGCTGTGATTCATTCAAATATTTCATACCCCGCTCCGAAAAGCCAGACATTCGGAAGTGGCCAGACAAAACATCCATTGTCATGAGGCAAGAGGCGATTGTCTGAGTAGTATTTCACGTATGGAGCCGGCCGGAACCCATTCTTGATAAAAGCGGTCAAGACCGGCGAAGTGTTTCTGCCCAAGCAACCAGGCCCTGCATCCAGAAGTTCAGTGGAACCTCGGCGTACGTAGAATGTCCACCTAGGATGAGAGTAACTGCATGAATGGTGAGTAACTGATAGGTAATTGGGATGGAAGGGAATGAAGGTGAGCTTGCCTCTGGAAAGGGGGATGCCGATCAGAACAGAAAGTCCTTCCAGTAAACAGGCGAAACGGTCCTTGGATTTAACGGCCGATCAAAGTAGAAGAACCACTATTCCCAATATCCAAAAATGTCATATTTAGATTGAGGCATGCCTCTATAGGTTACGGAAAACGTCTTCGGTCCGTGTGGTCGGAGGTTGTGCCGCAGCGAAGCCTATTTCATTATTGTTTGAGTTTGCTTTAAAGGTACTTCTTGGACAGTCATTTTTTTGCCACTTTGTGTCCATGAGTTACCCGAAGATAAAGTCAATTGGGAGCACGTTCACTGACCGGTATTAAGGAAGTTG
Above is a window of Candidatus Nitrospira neomarina DNA encoding:
- a CDS encoding DUF2238 domain-containing protein; protein product: MPITYQLLTIHAVTLILGGHSTYAEVPLNFWMQGLVAWAETLRRS
- a CDS encoding tetratricopeptide repeat protein; this encodes MDYAKESLDSFLVLDPVFSPNFVVEYNDHTVITLLNPSMKLAINTHNLWARLPQKAGAIYGSVLLITLFAGTWAFAYAEGMKSEEEVINQARAAWMKGSANQALDILDQEISHFPHNTNFQKLRGNILTTIRRNQEALEVYDAILEREPDSLQVRWAKWSVLIRIGEGDSAITELRSIAKRSSHNPLVHLRLAQELRKLDRLEESLESYRQAVLLAPEMTGWRLSLGRALFDVLDYEGARKEVEGVLKNVPKGSPVEAAARNLLMVVYGATKERGRRFQPIFTPEGTGADLKQWALIRNKAWKLFTAGRYEEAEPVYREVLILKPSDHRAAYELGQTLMELNRYQDAIDFLQKGIDQGASNEVYLDSIFRIGQCLVELERWPEALMHFELLQELGPAPRVTSEESQESTDDAPIVAGAPVLDMQKVAQWLEMIRTHLPSTPQSTVVPSPVSPDPGIPDPPPVQTEELPTRSLEGLEPVHSRASLMGRDADFSWFRFAIPAEMVMRDDLLMGSHEFIPIDPGDTFPVTQPEIYVVFGLVTPSYDEIPLTAKCFLEKSEILSSQVALVQDRVIMSMNDQSGYFRLQISPEGGWEPGLYRCGLFVGDEASAYNVADDVRFRIVASD